One part of the Spiribacter salinus M19-40 genome encodes these proteins:
- a CDS encoding ABC transporter ATP-binding protein, producing the protein MTDSTASLRPDGLIDIRGLVFSRGGRRLFDGVDVTVRRGEVVAIMGPSGTGKTTLLRLIGGQLRAQGGQVNVDGEAVGRLSRRALYRLRRRMGVLFQSGALFTDLTCFDNVAFPLREHTDLPEALIRHVVLMKLEAVGLRGARDLYPAELSGGMARRVSLARALALDPEMILYDEPFAGQDPISMGALMKLIRELNDALGLTSVVVSHDVEEALSIADRAFVLSEGQIVEAGTPAELRASHSEWVRQFLNALPDGPVPFHYPADPMADDLRGERRE; encoded by the coding sequence ATGACAGACAGCACTGCCAGTTTGCGTCCGGACGGTTTAATCGACATCCGTGGCCTCGTTTTCAGCCGAGGCGGACGGCGACTCTTCGACGGGGTCGATGTCACGGTTCGCCGCGGCGAGGTTGTGGCGATCATGGGTCCCAGTGGGACGGGTAAAACGACGCTGCTGCGACTGATCGGTGGCCAGTTGCGCGCCCAGGGCGGCCAGGTCAATGTGGATGGCGAAGCGGTCGGCCGGCTCTCCCGACGGGCGCTGTATCGGCTCCGGCGTCGAATGGGTGTGTTGTTTCAGAGTGGGGCGCTATTCACCGATCTCACCTGTTTTGACAATGTTGCTTTTCCCCTGCGTGAGCACACCGATCTCCCCGAGGCGCTGATTCGGCATGTGGTGCTGATGAAACTGGAGGCCGTGGGCCTGCGCGGCGCGCGCGATCTCTATCCGGCGGAGTTGTCTGGTGGCATGGCACGTCGGGTTTCACTGGCGAGGGCGCTTGCGCTGGATCCGGAAATGATCCTCTACGACGAGCCATTTGCCGGGCAGGATCCCATTTCCATGGGTGCGCTCATGAAGCTGATTCGCGAGCTGAATGACGCCCTGGGCCTCACCAGTGTGGTGGTCTCCCACGACGTGGAAGAGGCGCTCAGCATCGCTGACCGCGCCTTTGTCCTTTCAGAGGGGCAGATCGTCGAGGCGGGGACGCCAGCGGAACTGCGGGCGAGCCACTCCGAGTGGGTCCGGCAGTTTCTCAACGCGCTCCCGGACGGACCGGTGCCGTTCCATTATCCGGCAGACCCGATGGCGGATGACCTGCGCGGCGAGCGGCGCGAATGA
- a CDS encoding Nif3-like dinuclear metal center hexameric protein, protein MLHRSALVDYVNGLLDAPGQADYCPNGLQVEGRAEIHRLVTGVTASRRFLESAIEAEADAVLVHHGFFWKGEPAPIVGMKAERIRLLLDHGVNLLAYHLPLDIHPSLGNNACLAQRLELEPEGQITAAGVAGLLWHGRLRSPLDAEQFSARLEDRLGRTPMHIAGGPAQIERVAWCSGGGQRFVTEAAALGVDAYFSGEISEQTTHEAREQGVHYFAAGHHATERGGVQALGAHLASHFGLEHVFIDDPNPA, encoded by the coding sequence ATGCTACACCGATCGGCGCTGGTGGATTATGTGAATGGCCTCCTGGATGCACCAGGCCAGGCTGATTATTGTCCGAATGGTCTGCAGGTTGAAGGCCGTGCAGAGATCCACCGGCTCGTGACCGGCGTGACGGCCTCGCGACGATTTCTGGAATCGGCGATTGAGGCCGAGGCTGATGCCGTTCTCGTTCATCATGGGTTTTTCTGGAAAGGTGAGCCGGCGCCGATTGTGGGCATGAAAGCTGAGCGCATTCGGCTGCTGCTCGACCACGGAGTCAATCTGCTCGCTTATCACCTGCCCCTGGATATTCACCCGTCACTGGGCAATAACGCCTGCCTGGCACAGCGGCTGGAACTCGAGCCGGAAGGGCAGATCACCGCGGCCGGCGTAGCGGGATTGCTGTGGCACGGCCGGTTGCGCAGCCCGCTTGACGCCGAGCAATTCAGCGCCAGGTTAGAAGACAGGCTGGGCAGGACCCCGATGCATATTGCGGGTGGGCCGGCGCAGATTGAACGCGTGGCGTGGTGTAGCGGTGGTGGGCAGCGCTTCGTCACCGAGGCAGCGGCGCTGGGTGTCGATGCGTATTTCAGTGGGGAGATTTCCGAGCAGACGACGCACGAGGCACGCGAACAGGGCGTGCATTATTTCGCGGCTGGCCATCACGCGACCGAGCGCGGCGGTGTCCAGGCGCTCGGCGCGCATCTGGCGAGCCATTTTGGCCTGGAGCATGTATTCATTGACGACCCGAACCCCGCCTGA
- a CDS encoding KpsF/GutQ family sugar-phosphate isomerase, which translates to MKDTDFCRLGRAVLETEAAAITALLPRVDHDFATACRLLLDCQGRVVVIGMGKSGHVAGKLAATLASTGTPAFFVHPGEASHGDLGMITPGDVVIALSNSGETEEINQLLPLIKRLGNALVAITGNPDSTLAATASVHLNVAVDREACPLGLAPTASTTASLAMGDALAIALLDARGFTSEDFARSHPGGRLGRRLLLRIADLMHADDTTPRVSPDTPLAGALLEMTRKGLGMTAVCNAEGEVIGIFTDGDLRRALDEGIDVHETPIEAVMTPNPRLATQDQLAAEALALMERHSINALLVTDTHGRLTGALNMHDLLRAGVM; encoded by the coding sequence ATGAAGGACACCGATTTTTGCCGCCTTGGCCGTGCCGTGCTCGAAACCGAGGCAGCGGCGATAACGGCACTCCTGCCGCGCGTCGATCACGACTTCGCGACGGCCTGTCGCCTGCTCCTCGACTGCCAGGGCCGCGTGGTGGTCATCGGCATGGGTAAATCCGGTCACGTGGCGGGCAAACTCGCGGCCACGCTGGCCAGCACAGGCACGCCGGCCTTTTTTGTGCACCCTGGCGAGGCGAGCCACGGCGATCTTGGCATGATCACGCCTGGCGATGTGGTGATTGCGCTGTCCAACTCGGGCGAGACCGAGGAAATCAACCAGCTCCTGCCACTGATTAAACGCCTGGGCAATGCGCTGGTTGCGATTACGGGCAACCCGGACTCCACCCTCGCCGCCACCGCTAGCGTTCATCTGAACGTGGCGGTGGACCGCGAGGCCTGCCCGCTCGGACTGGCACCCACGGCAAGCACCACCGCCAGCCTCGCGATGGGCGACGCCCTTGCCATTGCGCTGCTGGATGCGCGTGGCTTCACCAGCGAGGATTTCGCCCGCTCTCACCCGGGCGGTCGCCTCGGTCGACGGCTTCTGCTTCGAATCGCCGACCTGATGCATGCCGATGACACGACGCCCCGCGTCTCTCCGGATACGCCATTGGCCGGCGCGCTGCTGGAGATGACCCGCAAAGGGCTGGGCATGACAGCGGTCTGCAATGCCGAAGGTGAGGTCATCGGCATTTTTACCGACGGCGATCTACGTCGAGCGCTGGATGAGGGGATCGATGTTCACGAGACGCCCATCGAGGCGGTCATGACCCCCAATCCTCGCCTTGCCACGCAAGATCAACTGGCTGCCGAGGCGCTGGCACTGATGGAGCGCCACAGCATCAATGCGCTGCTGGTTACCGATACGCACGGCCGTCTGACCGGCGCGCTCAACATGCATGACCTCCTGCGTGCCGGAGTGATGTGA
- the petA gene encoding ubiquinol-cytochrome c reductase iron-sulfur subunit: MSQEGASNSRRRFLTGAVAVVGGVGAAYTAVPFLAYWNPSATTRAAGAPVEVDTSTLEPGQRMNISWRGQPVWVIRRSEAALEALPTLEDTLADPASDVASQQPSYAQNTHRSIDPEFLVVVPICTHLGCIPSYMPKAGSLDADWQGGFFCPCHGSKFDLAGRVYAGVPAPTNLVVPPHRVAENGLLVVGEDDEEAA, encoded by the coding sequence ATGTCTCAGGAAGGCGCCAGTAACAGCCGCCGCCGCTTTCTGACCGGAGCCGTAGCCGTTGTGGGCGGCGTGGGCGCGGCCTATACCGCTGTTCCATTTCTTGCCTACTGGAACCCCAGCGCCACAACCCGGGCCGCGGGTGCGCCGGTGGAAGTGGACACCAGCACGCTGGAGCCGGGTCAGCGCATGAACATTAGTTGGCGCGGTCAGCCGGTCTGGGTGATCCGCCGGTCAGAGGCTGCGCTGGAGGCGCTGCCTACGCTGGAAGATACGCTCGCCGATCCGGCGTCCGATGTGGCCTCCCAGCAGCCGAGCTACGCACAGAACACGCATCGATCGATCGACCCGGAGTTCCTGGTGGTCGTCCCGATCTGCACGCATCTGGGCTGTATCCCGTCCTACATGCCAAAGGCAGGTTCTCTGGATGCCGACTGGCAAGGCGGTTTTTTCTGCCCTTGCCATGGCTCAAAGTTTGATCTCGCTGGCCGTGTCTATGCCGGCGTTCCAGCACCCACTAATCTAGTAGTCCCTCCGCATCGTGTGGCTGAAAACGGTCTCCTGGTGGTGGGTGAAGACGACGAGGAGGCGGCCTGA
- the mlaD gene encoding outer membrane lipid asymmetry maintenance protein MlaD, which yields MDNSRRVELVVGAFVAAGLVALFVLAMQVSNLNVFQRAEGYTIVGHFQNVGGLRERAPVNLGGVQVGRVSAISLDQDRLEARVEMTINAQYDDLPSDSAASIQTAGLLGEQYISLDPGGMPDALTEGDELMITRSALVLEDIVGQFIYNQSDGDDSE from the coding sequence GTGGATAATTCACGACGGGTCGAACTGGTGGTTGGCGCTTTTGTGGCAGCCGGGCTGGTTGCGCTGTTTGTCCTGGCGATGCAGGTCAGCAACCTCAACGTTTTTCAGCGCGCCGAGGGCTATACGATCGTCGGCCATTTTCAGAATGTGGGCGGACTGCGTGAGCGCGCGCCGGTCAACCTTGGCGGAGTGCAGGTCGGGCGCGTCAGCGCTATCTCCCTGGATCAGGACCGGCTTGAGGCGCGGGTAGAGATGACCATCAACGCCCAATACGATGACCTGCCCAGTGATTCGGCAGCGAGTATTCAGACCGCCGGGCTGTTGGGCGAGCAATATATCTCCCTCGATCCCGGCGGCATGCCGGATGCGCTCACTGAGGGGGATGAATTGATGATTACACGCTCGGCACTGGTGCTCGAAGATATCGTTGGGCAGTTCATCTACAACCAGAGTGACGGTGATGACAGCGAATGA
- the mlaE gene encoding lipid asymmetry maintenance ABC transporter permease subunit MlaE, whose translation MIAALQKLGASTLATLGSLGRSVMFLLRVVLGLGELARRPGLLIQQLYSVGVLTLVIIVVSGLFVGMVLALQGYYTLVDFGAEQSLGVLVALSLTRELGPVVTALLFAGRAGSALTAEIGLMKATEQLAGMEMMAVDPERRIIAPRLIAALISLPLLAGIFTVLGIFGAYFVSTVMLGVDGGSFWSQMQAQVSFGDDVMNGMIKSVLFGLVAGWIAVFNGYDCVPTSHGVSRATTGTVVTTSLVVLGLDFVLTALMFD comes from the coding sequence ATGATCGCTGCCTTGCAAAAGCTCGGTGCCTCGACCCTGGCCACCCTCGGCTCTCTGGGTCGGTCGGTGATGTTCCTGCTGCGGGTTGTACTGGGCCTGGGCGAGCTGGCGCGCCGGCCGGGGCTGTTGATTCAGCAGCTGTATTCGGTGGGCGTGCTCACGCTGGTCATTATCGTGGTGTCCGGCTTGTTCGTTGGCATGGTGCTCGCCTTGCAGGGGTACTACACCCTGGTCGATTTCGGCGCTGAGCAATCGCTCGGTGTGCTGGTGGCGCTATCGCTGACGCGAGAGCTCGGGCCGGTGGTCACGGCGCTGCTCTTTGCCGGTCGCGCGGGATCAGCGCTGACGGCAGAAATTGGGCTGATGAAAGCGACGGAACAGTTGGCGGGCATGGAGATGATGGCCGTCGATCCGGAGCGCCGCATTATTGCGCCTCGATTGATCGCCGCGCTGATCTCTCTGCCGCTGCTCGCAGGCATTTTTACAGTGCTGGGTATTTTTGGCGCCTACTTTGTGTCGACCGTCATGCTGGGGGTTGATGGCGGTTCATTCTGGTCGCAGATGCAAGCACAGGTCAGCTTCGGCGATGATGTGATGAACGGAATGATCAAGAGTGTGCTGTTTGGCCTGGTGGCTGGATGGATCGCGGTTTTTAACGGATACGACTGTGTCCCGACTTCACACGGCGTGAGTCGGGCAACGACCGGCACGGTAGTGACGACCTCGCTTGTCGTACTGGGTCTGGATTTTGTGCTCACCGCACTGATGTTTGATTGA
- a CDS encoding S1C family serine protease codes for MRFRRITRFVLSYVLVGLVVAAAVAWLAPDLVEQGRPVVRIDQPTEVDPGLNAAGERPASYANAVGEATPSVVNIYTSTQTTDPRNAFFDDPLFDPLFENPTGEIDPDLETSLGSGVLVSDAGHILTSNHVIEGAQRIRILLSDGRTAMATIVGTDPESDLAVLQIDLPDLPHVTLAASNSHRVGDIVLAIGNPFGVGQTVTQGIISALGRSELGLATFENFIQTDAAINPGNSGGALINANGEIIGINTAIFSQSGASTGIGFAIPAALAQEVLTGIIENGRVIRGWIGVQIQPAREVMPGVRVVNVLRGGPADEAGLEAGDLITHLESAPVRGVRALLNDVSERAPGDTVSLRGQRDGEAQSWRLEIAERPPNLQQQGPQSPPLR; via the coding sequence ATGAGGTTTCGACGCATCACCCGGTTTGTTCTGAGCTATGTCCTGGTGGGGCTGGTGGTCGCTGCAGCGGTGGCCTGGTTAGCCCCAGATCTGGTTGAACAGGGCCGACCCGTTGTTCGTATTGACCAACCCACAGAGGTCGATCCGGGTCTCAACGCAGCTGGGGAACGCCCCGCCTCATATGCCAATGCTGTCGGCGAGGCAACGCCCTCCGTGGTCAATATCTATACGAGCACCCAGACCACCGACCCGCGCAATGCCTTTTTCGATGACCCGCTTTTCGATCCGCTCTTTGAGAACCCGACGGGTGAAATTGACCCGGATCTCGAAACGTCCCTTGGATCCGGTGTCCTTGTCAGCGACGCCGGGCATATCCTCACCAGCAATCACGTGATTGAGGGTGCCCAACGCATTCGGATATTGCTCTCGGACGGCCGCACTGCCATGGCTACCATCGTCGGCACCGACCCGGAATCCGACCTCGCCGTGCTGCAGATCGATCTACCCGATCTCCCCCACGTCACGCTGGCGGCCTCCAATAGCCACCGCGTCGGGGATATCGTGCTGGCGATCGGCAACCCCTTCGGTGTCGGTCAGACGGTGACCCAGGGGATCATCAGCGCTCTGGGCCGGAGTGAGCTCGGACTGGCCACGTTCGAGAATTTCATCCAGACCGATGCGGCCATTAACCCGGGCAACTCCGGCGGTGCCCTGATCAATGCCAATGGCGAGATCATTGGCATCAACACAGCCATATTCAGTCAGTCCGGCGCGTCAACCGGCATCGGATTCGCCATCCCGGCGGCGCTCGCCCAGGAGGTCCTGACGGGGATCATTGAAAACGGCCGGGTCATCCGCGGCTGGATCGGTGTCCAGATTCAGCCAGCCCGGGAGGTGATGCCCGGCGTCCGGGTAGTGAATGTGCTGCGTGGCGGACCAGCGGACGAGGCGGGGCTCGAGGCAGGCGACCTCATCACCCATCTCGAGTCAGCGCCCGTGCGCGGCGTTCGGGCCCTACTCAATGACGTGAGTGAACGAGCGCCAGGGGATACCGTGAGCCTGCGGGGCCAGCGCGACGGAGAGGCGCAGTCCTGGCGCCTTGAGATCGCCGAGCGACCGCCCAACCTGCAGCAGCAGGGTCCACAGAGCCCGCCGTTGCGATAG
- the hisD gene encoding histidinol dehydrogenase codes for MLDIQRLSTTQPDFEARLAALTDWDDGAPHAVEAAVDSILARVRHEGDRALVDYTRDLDGYHVEQAAELEVPPARWQAALEALEPEDRKALETAAARVEAYHQHQRQESWETTEPDGTKLGQRIRPLERVGVYVPGGKAAYPSSVLMNAIPARVAGVREVIMVAPAPGGEIAPMVLAAAAVAGVDRLFLLGGAQAVGALAYGTETVPAVDKIVGPGNAYVAEAKRRVFGHVGIDMVAGPSEILVICDGQTDPEWTAMDLFSQAEHDEDARALLICPEARYLDEVQAAMERLLPEMSRSEIIRPSLARRGALICVRDLGEAAEVADRIAPEHLELSVVEPERLASAIDHAGAIFMGRYTPEAIGDYCAGPSHVLPTSRTARFASPLGVYDFCKSTSLVQCSPAGSRTLGAIAARLAHAEGLTAHARSAELRLESPDE; via the coding sequence ATGTTGGACATTCAGCGCTTGAGCACGACTCAGCCGGATTTCGAGGCCCGCCTTGCGGCGCTGACGGACTGGGATGACGGTGCGCCGCATGCGGTTGAAGCCGCCGTTGATTCGATCCTTGCTCGGGTGCGGCATGAGGGTGACCGGGCTTTGGTGGATTACACTCGGGATCTCGATGGTTACCACGTTGAACAGGCCGCCGAGCTCGAGGTGCCGCCCGCTCGCTGGCAGGCCGCGCTTGAGGCGCTGGAGCCTGAGGACCGCAAGGCCCTGGAGACGGCCGCCGCGCGGGTTGAGGCCTATCATCAGCATCAGCGCCAGGAAAGCTGGGAGACGACCGAGCCCGATGGCACCAAGCTCGGGCAGCGCATTCGGCCGCTCGAGCGTGTTGGCGTGTATGTGCCCGGTGGCAAGGCCGCTTATCCCTCATCGGTGCTCATGAACGCCATCCCCGCCCGCGTGGCGGGTGTCCGAGAGGTCATCATGGTGGCGCCAGCACCAGGTGGAGAAATCGCGCCCATGGTGCTGGCCGCAGCAGCCGTGGCCGGCGTGGACCGGCTGTTTCTGCTGGGTGGGGCACAGGCGGTGGGCGCGTTGGCTTATGGTACGGAGACCGTGCCCGCGGTGGACAAGATCGTCGGGCCGGGTAACGCTTACGTGGCCGAAGCCAAGCGTCGCGTCTTCGGCCATGTCGGGATCGACATGGTGGCGGGGCCTTCAGAGATCCTGGTGATTTGTGACGGCCAAACCGATCCCGAGTGGACCGCGATGGATCTCTTCTCGCAGGCGGAGCACGACGAGGACGCCCGGGCGTTGCTTATTTGCCCCGAGGCCCGCTACCTCGATGAGGTGCAGGCCGCCATGGAGCGGCTGCTGCCCGAGATGAGTCGCTCTGAGATTATCCGCCCGTCGCTGGCGCGGCGCGGGGCGTTAATTTGCGTGAGAGATTTGGGTGAAGCGGCCGAGGTGGCCGACCGGATCGCGCCGGAGCACCTCGAATTGTCGGTGGTGGAGCCAGAGCGGCTGGCATCGGCCATCGATCACGCCGGCGCCATTTTCATGGGGCGCTACACCCCCGAGGCCATCGGTGATTACTGTGCGGGGCCAAGCCACGTACTGCCAACCTCGAGGACGGCGCGCTTTGCCTCACCGCTCGGTGTCTATGACTTCTGCAAGTCGACCAGCCTGGTGCAATGCTCGCCGGCGGGTTCCAGGACACTGGGGGCGATTGCCGCGCGCCTCGCCCATGCCGAAGGGCTCACCGCGCACGCCCGTTCAGCGGAGCTTCGTCTGGAAAGCCCGGACGAATAG
- the murA gene encoding UDP-N-acetylglucosamine 1-carboxyvinyltransferase has translation MEHLLIRGGRCLQGEVRISGAKNAALPIMAATLLGDGPSIVGNIPDLHDITTTMELLGRMGVRLTVDERMRVEIDPRPIENQHAPYELVKTMRASILVLGPLLARYGEADVSLPGGCAIGTRPVNLHVDGLRALGAEISVENGYIRARCSRLKGARLVMDLVTVTGTENLMMAGCLAEGVTIIENAAREPEVVDLADFLNAMGAKVKGAGTDTITIDGVERLHGTEYNVLPDRIETGTFLVAAAMTSGWVRVKNTAPHLLDSVIGKLREAGAEMEIGDDWISLDMTGRRPQAINVRTAPYPAFPTDMQAQMCALNAIAEGVGTVTETVFENRFMHVLEIQRMGADVRLEGHMAISTGVPHLTGAPVMATDLRASASLVLAGLVGEGVTQVDRIYHIDRGYECIEEKLAQLGADIRRVPGEVLRAHG, from the coding sequence GTGGAGCATCTTTTAATACGCGGCGGCCGTTGCCTCCAGGGCGAGGTCCGGATCTCCGGCGCGAAAAACGCCGCTCTGCCCATCATGGCGGCGACCTTGCTGGGCGATGGCCCGTCGATCGTCGGGAATATTCCCGACCTGCACGACATCACGACCACCATGGAGTTGCTCGGCCGGATGGGCGTGCGCCTGACGGTGGATGAGCGGATGCGCGTCGAGATCGACCCTCGCCCGATCGAGAATCAGCATGCACCGTACGAGCTGGTGAAAACCATGCGCGCCTCGATTCTGGTGCTCGGCCCCCTGCTGGCGCGTTACGGCGAAGCCGATGTGTCGCTGCCTGGCGGCTGTGCCATCGGTACTCGGCCGGTCAACCTCCATGTGGATGGCCTGCGGGCGCTGGGCGCGGAGATCAGCGTCGAGAATGGCTATATCCGGGCGCGTTGTTCACGGCTGAAGGGCGCGCGACTGGTGATGGACCTGGTGACGGTCACCGGCACGGAGAACTTGATGATGGCGGGCTGCCTTGCCGAAGGCGTCACCATTATCGAGAACGCGGCTCGCGAACCCGAGGTGGTCGACCTGGCTGACTTCCTCAACGCCATGGGCGCCAAGGTGAAGGGCGCGGGCACGGACACGATCACGATTGATGGGGTCGAGCGGCTGCACGGCACGGAGTACAACGTGCTGCCGGACCGCATCGAGACCGGCACGTTCCTGGTGGCCGCGGCCATGACGTCGGGCTGGGTGCGAGTGAAAAACACCGCCCCCCATCTGCTGGACTCGGTGATCGGGAAGCTGCGTGAGGCGGGTGCCGAGATGGAGATCGGTGACGATTGGATTTCTCTGGATATGACGGGCCGGCGGCCACAAGCCATTAACGTGCGCACAGCGCCATACCCCGCATTCCCGACGGATATGCAGGCGCAGATGTGTGCGCTGAATGCCATTGCCGAGGGCGTGGGGACGGTCACGGAGACCGTGTTTGAAAACCGTTTCATGCACGTGCTCGAGATCCAGCGCATGGGGGCAGATGTTCGGCTGGAAGGCCATATGGCCATCAGTACGGGTGTGCCTCATTTGACCGGCGCGCCGGTAATGGCGACGGATCTCAGGGCCTCGGCGAGTCTGGTGTTGGCGGGTCTGGTCGGGGAAGGTGTCACCCAGGTCGATCGCATCTATCACATCGACCGGGGGTATGAATGTATCGAAGAGAAGTTGGCCCAGCTCGGCGCGGACATCCGCCGGGTACCGGGTGAAGTGTTGCGTGCCCATGGCTGA
- a CDS encoding calcium/sodium antiporter, which translates to MDILILLAALAVGFAALAWSADLFVAGASSAAARLGVSALVIGLTVIGIGTSLPEMLVSAIAAIEGTPAIALGNAIGSNIANVGLILGITALATPFAVGHGILRREFPVLMMVVLGTGWVLIDAEVSRLDGVLLLVGMTAVILWLGWEARQDNAHAEVLKREIGQAPTKAMTRARTFIAIGLGLVVLLASSRLLVWSASELARLIGVSDLVIGLSVVAVGTSLPELAAATASVRRNEPGLVIGNILGSNIFNLLAVLGIAGTLAPFAADGPSLLRDYGIMSLFMLAIVPVSLGLRQRGQAGRVEGGMLLLGFIAYQFMLFIVGR; encoded by the coding sequence ATGGACATCCTCATTCTACTGGCGGCCCTCGCGGTCGGGTTTGCCGCACTGGCCTGGAGTGCCGACCTGTTTGTCGCCGGCGCCTCCAGCGCAGCGGCGCGACTGGGTGTCTCCGCCCTGGTGATCGGGCTGACGGTTATCGGCATCGGCACCTCGCTGCCCGAAATGCTGGTCTCCGCGATTGCCGCTATCGAGGGCACACCCGCCATCGCCCTCGGCAATGCCATCGGCTCGAACATTGCCAACGTGGGTCTGATCCTGGGCATTACCGCACTGGCGACACCTTTTGCCGTTGGCCACGGCATATTGCGCCGCGAGTTTCCTGTCCTGATGATGGTGGTGCTGGGTACGGGATGGGTGCTCATTGATGCCGAGGTCTCGCGCCTCGATGGCGTGCTGTTACTGGTCGGTATGACGGCCGTCATCCTCTGGCTCGGCTGGGAAGCGCGTCAGGACAATGCCCATGCCGAAGTCCTCAAACGAGAGATCGGCCAGGCTCCGACGAAGGCGATGACGCGTGCGCGAACCTTCATCGCAATTGGCCTTGGCTTAGTTGTCCTCCTCGCCAGCTCCCGACTGCTTGTTTGGAGTGCCTCGGAGCTGGCGCGGCTGATCGGCGTCAGCGATCTGGTCATCGGCCTGAGCGTCGTGGCCGTGGGCACCAGCCTGCCCGAGCTGGCAGCGGCCACCGCGAGTGTCCGGCGCAATGAACCCGGACTGGTCATCGGCAACATCCTCGGCTCCAACATCTTTAACCTGCTAGCCGTACTGGGTATTGCTGGCACGCTGGCCCCCTTTGCGGCCGATGGCCCAAGCCTCCTGCGCGACTACGGCATCATGAGCCTGTTCATGCTGGCCATCGTGCCGGTTAGTCTCGGGCTCAGGCAGCGAGGTCAGGCCGGCCGGGTGGAAGGCGGTATGCTATTACTCGGATTTATCGCCTATCAGTTCATGCTGTTTATCGTGGGGCGCTGA
- the hisG gene encoding ATP phosphoribosyltransferase → MAEPLTLALSKGRILEQTMPLLKPLGIEPLEDPATSRNLVLPTSDPNVRLIIVRATDVPTYVAYGGADLGVAGKDVLLEQGGHGLYEPVDLGIARCRLMVAGRPDADLEGRRIRVATKFVNVTRRHFAAQGRQVDLIKLYGSMELAPLVGLADAIVDLVDTGNTLRANGLAPLEPIADISARLVVNKGSMKLKHRAIKPMLGKIAESVDRNAGR, encoded by the coding sequence ATGGCTGAGCCGCTCACCCTTGCCTTGTCGAAGGGCCGGATTCTTGAGCAGACGATGCCGCTGCTGAAGCCCCTTGGCATTGAACCGCTGGAAGATCCTGCCACGAGCCGCAACCTCGTGTTGCCCACCAGCGACCCGAATGTTCGCCTTATCATTGTCCGAGCCACGGATGTGCCAACTTACGTGGCCTACGGTGGCGCCGATCTGGGCGTGGCCGGCAAGGACGTGTTGCTGGAGCAGGGCGGGCACGGGCTGTACGAGCCAGTTGATCTCGGGATCGCCCGATGTCGGTTGATGGTGGCGGGGCGGCCTGATGCCGACCTGGAAGGCCGCCGGATTCGGGTGGCCACGAAGTTCGTCAACGTCACGCGGCGGCACTTCGCGGCGCAAGGTCGGCAAGTGGACTTGATTAAGCTGTACGGCTCGATGGAGCTGGCCCCGCTGGTGGGGTTGGCGGATGCCATCGTCGACCTCGTCGACACCGGGAATACGCTGCGCGCGAACGGGCTGGCCCCGCTCGAGCCGATTGCGGATATCAGCGCCCGGCTTGTGGTCAATAAGGGGTCAATGAAACTCAAGCACCGAGCGATCAAGCCAATGCTTGGTAAAATCGCAGAATCGGTGGACCGGAACGCGGGCAGGTAA
- a CDS encoding STAS domain-containing protein, which yields MTANDPAPVLSGEAPGELALAGSLRFADVTGLLETLPVGAGAYQVDLSGLGAVDSAGVALILEWRLRLEAAGGTLTITNPPQRLVRLAGIGGVAKLLGLKTNEWGTADA from the coding sequence ATGACAGCGAATGACCCGGCGCCGGTGCTGAGTGGGGAGGCACCAGGCGAACTTGCGTTGGCCGGGTCGTTGCGCTTTGCCGATGTCACCGGGTTGCTCGAGACACTGCCGGTGGGAGCCGGCGCCTACCAGGTCGACCTCAGTGGCCTGGGCGCTGTTGATAGCGCCGGAGTGGCGCTGATTCTGGAATGGCGCCTTCGCCTCGAGGCGGCCGGCGGTACATTAACGATCACCAATCCGCCGCAGCGCCTGGTCAGGCTCGCGGGCATTGGCGGGGTTGCTAAACTGTTGGGACTGAAGACCAATGAGTGGGGGACGGCAGACGCATGA
- a CDS encoding BolA family protein: protein MMEPEAIRALLQAGLTDADVEVVGDGRHFQARIVSSDFEDLPLLRRHRLVYDLLQAHIDSDVLHAISMRTLTPAQAAAEQD, encoded by the coding sequence ATGATGGAACCTGAGGCTATTCGGGCGCTGCTTCAGGCAGGGCTCACGGACGCTGATGTCGAGGTCGTCGGAGACGGGCGCCACTTTCAGGCGCGAATTGTTTCGTCAGACTTCGAAGACCTGCCCCTCCTTCGCCGCCATCGGTTGGTCTACGATCTGCTGCAGGCGCATATTGACAGCGACGTGCTGCATGCTATTTCGATGCGCACGCTAACCCCGGCGCAAGCCGCCGCAGAGCAGGACTGA